Proteins encoded in a region of the Vicia villosa cultivar HV-30 ecotype Madison, WI linkage group LG5, Vvil1.0, whole genome shotgun sequence genome:
- the LOC131605964 gene encoding protein SMALL AUXIN UP-REGULATED RNA 51-like translates to MAGTMKKVDKIRQIVRLKQLMTRWKHLSLRRHSLRPEPEEPSVTPRRQPPSGFLFVYVGSERHRFAIPARFLNFPVFAGLLDVTEEEFGLRGNGGLVLPCGCSYCAYIKIYARA, encoded by the coding sequence ATGGCAGGAACAATGAAAAAAGTCGACAAGATTCGCCAAATCGTTCGCTTGAAACAGCTCATGACACGGTGGAAACACCTCAGTCTCCGTCGCCATTCCCTCCGTCCAGAGCCCGAAGAGCCCAGTGTCACTCCTCGACGACAACCGCCGTCCGGCTTCCTCTTCGTCTACGTCGGATCGGAACGGCACCGTTTCGCCATCCCCGCTCGGTTTCTCAACTTCCCCGTTTTCGCCGGTCTTCTCGATGTGACTGAGGAAGAGTTCGGTCTACGAGGTAACGGAGGTTTGGTTCTTCCGTGCGGGTGCAGTTACTGTGCATACATAAAAATCTATGcacgtgcatag
- the LOC131608127 gene encoding protein neprosin-like isoform X1, with protein sequence MYSYMALSMVLVISFCLACNNVNAKSETLLTEKHHFFNFENMMMDAGFDCVDIYKQPSLQHPLLKNHKIQLYPTFARNIVPTNSSYDGKTIEECPTGKVPFFNTTKKPQIEDFRPNSLNYHSVTLDTTQPTILHGGHAVIGAYDLQLQEKQYSLSGIWVENGPPSDMNSIFVGLGVNPGLYGDSKLHLTARWKAGKSGCYDNNCPGFVQVYKGKEYSLGKELSPVSKIGSIEKMVLVTIIKQDKSTGHWWLCIDLEQICLGYWPKELFSHLNSGASTVRFGGETYTPHGMDSPPMGSGRLPQEKFRNSGFMSRIEIINSEYNEIDIHPENMKINKGGNLNCYDLLYRGSEGKFNRQAFLYGGPGGKSC encoded by the exons atgtaTAGTTATATGGCGTTATCTATGGTTCTAGTTATTAGTTTTTGCTTAGCATGTAACAATGTTAATGCAAAATCTGAAACTCTATTAACGgagaaacatcatttttttaattttgagaaCATGATG ATGGATGCTGGTTTTGATTGTGTTGATATCTACAAGCAACCTTCTTTACAACATCCTTTATTGAAAAATCATAAAATCCAG CTTTACCCAACATTTGCCAGAAACATTGTACCAACAAATTCATCTTATGATGGTAAAACCATTGAAGAATGTCCAACAGGAAAAGTTCCTTTTTTCAATACAACAAAAAAACCTCAAATAGAAGATTTTCGGCCAAATTCTCTAAACTATCAT TCGGTTACCCTCGACactactcaacctacgatacttcATGGAGGACATGCAGTCATTGGTGCATATGATTTGCAACTTCAAGAAAAACAATATAGCTTATCTGGAATATGGGTTGAAAATGGTCCACCTTCTGATATGAATAGCATATTTGTTGGACTTGGG GTTAATCCAGGCTTATATGGAGACAGTAAACTTCACCTAACTGCACGTTGGAAG GCAGGTAAATCTGGATGTTACGATAATAATTGCCCTGGTTTCGTGCAAGTTTATAAAGGTAAAGAATATAGTCTTGGGAAGGAACTATCGCCAGTTTCTAAAATTGGGTCAATTGAAAAAATGGTTCTTGTTACCATAATCAAACAG GATAAATCAACGGGTCATTGGTGGTTATGTATTGACCTTGAGCAAATATGCCTTGGATATTGGCCAAAAGAATTATTCTCTCACTTAAATTCAGGAGCATCTACAGTTAGATTTGGCGGTGAAACTTATACTCCGCATGGAATGGATAGTCCTCCAATGGGTAGTGGAAGATTGCCACAAGAAAAATTTAGAAACTCGGGTTTTATGTCAAGAATTGAGATTATTAATTCAGAGTATAACGAAATTGACATACATCCTGAAAATATGAAGATAAATAAAGGGGGTAATTTAAATTGCTATGACTTGTTATATCGTGGTTCTGAAGGAAAATTTAATCGTCAAGCTTTTTTGTATGGTGGGCCGGGTGGAAAGTCGTGTTAA
- the LOC131608127 gene encoding protein neprosin-like isoform X2: MYSYMALSMVLVISFCLACNNVNAKSETLLTEKHHFFNFENMMLYPTFARNIVPTNSSYDGKTIEECPTGKVPFFNTTKKPQIEDFRPNSLNYHSVTLDTTQPTILHGGHAVIGAYDLQLQEKQYSLSGIWVENGPPSDMNSIFVGLGVNPGLYGDSKLHLTARWKAGKSGCYDNNCPGFVQVYKGKEYSLGKELSPVSKIGSIEKMVLVTIIKQDKSTGHWWLCIDLEQICLGYWPKELFSHLNSGASTVRFGGETYTPHGMDSPPMGSGRLPQEKFRNSGFMSRIEIINSEYNEIDIHPENMKINKGGNLNCYDLLYRGSEGKFNRQAFLYGGPGGKSC; this comes from the exons atgtaTAGTTATATGGCGTTATCTATGGTTCTAGTTATTAGTTTTTGCTTAGCATGTAACAATGTTAATGCAAAATCTGAAACTCTATTAACGgagaaacatcatttttttaattttgagaaCATGATG CTTTACCCAACATTTGCCAGAAACATTGTACCAACAAATTCATCTTATGATGGTAAAACCATTGAAGAATGTCCAACAGGAAAAGTTCCTTTTTTCAATACAACAAAAAAACCTCAAATAGAAGATTTTCGGCCAAATTCTCTAAACTATCAT TCGGTTACCCTCGACactactcaacctacgatacttcATGGAGGACATGCAGTCATTGGTGCATATGATTTGCAACTTCAAGAAAAACAATATAGCTTATCTGGAATATGGGTTGAAAATGGTCCACCTTCTGATATGAATAGCATATTTGTTGGACTTGGG GTTAATCCAGGCTTATATGGAGACAGTAAACTTCACCTAACTGCACGTTGGAAG GCAGGTAAATCTGGATGTTACGATAATAATTGCCCTGGTTTCGTGCAAGTTTATAAAGGTAAAGAATATAGTCTTGGGAAGGAACTATCGCCAGTTTCTAAAATTGGGTCAATTGAAAAAATGGTTCTTGTTACCATAATCAAACAG GATAAATCAACGGGTCATTGGTGGTTATGTATTGACCTTGAGCAAATATGCCTTGGATATTGGCCAAAAGAATTATTCTCTCACTTAAATTCAGGAGCATCTACAGTTAGATTTGGCGGTGAAACTTATACTCCGCATGGAATGGATAGTCCTCCAATGGGTAGTGGAAGATTGCCACAAGAAAAATTTAGAAACTCGGGTTTTATGTCAAGAATTGAGATTATTAATTCAGAGTATAACGAAATTGACATACATCCTGAAAATATGAAGATAAATAAAGGGGGTAATTTAAATTGCTATGACTTGTTATATCGTGGTTCTGAAGGAAAATTTAATCGTCAAGCTTTTTTGTATGGTGGGCCGGGTGGAAAGTCGTGTTAA